atttaaaaaataaaaaataataatatggagatgatgatgatgataattttaatgataaaaaaaatataacataaaaaatataatcttacaTATTAAATACCTCATGGATCATATATCATATATCatgcataaaatttaatttaaagttcttttaagatgtcaaacaaattaagaattgtaaattcaattttaatatggtAAATTACCTAAATTTTTATacaattcttataaaaataatgatataataaaCCATAATAAAGATCCATTCAACATGAAGAACTAAGTGAAAATCCAactaaaaagaagaacaaattaagggctaaattatgaaaattaaaaaccatattaaataaattaattttgagaacTATGGCGTACAAGAATAGAGGAATAGTAAGGGTGTAAGGGACGAGTGTGTTAGATCATGAAGAATCTTCCAACAAAATGTGGAGCCTGTTAGAGATTTGATAGAACTCAATTTGACACCGCTTAGACTATCCTAGATGATGATTAACGTGGTttggttcatgtttttttttgtatgattggAGGGTGGCTATGCTAGAaacatcctctctctctctctgttattcctttttcttatttagttttaaaaggtTATTGTGTTCATGTGTGTGAGTATGAGTACAAGGTGAGGGTAGTATATATAGGGGTATGCACCTtgcttgattttagattttttttttctttttatattttaataaaagaacgAGCTTGGATTGCCAAGCCTTTAGCTTGTTATGCCTAGGGTAGACACATAACCTAGTATGCCAAGTCCATAtccttctctcttttgttttgattttttttcttcttgtgggTAAATATGAGGTGATTACTAATGACACTAAAGCTTCGTATTAAGAATAATCCATATATTTGAATACCCAAACTTTTTCTATAAGACATGACCATGTTTTATTCGTATTTACCTtttgatcaaaaaaatttaataacaatatcctTGAATTCTTTTACAAATACTTCTCTTGCTAtaactctttttatttctcGATAATGAACTTATGGAAAGATAAACAATTCAGATGATGGAAATAGAACCATTTGTATATAAAGGTCACTATCTTATTAACAAAATGTGTAAAAACTTGTGGAAAACTAGTACAAAAACACTctcataataaaatattcaagaaaaatctAATAGAATAATAAGAGGAAAACCTAGATCTTAAAgagaaattgaaatatttttaacaactaTGATTGTTTTAGGCATGAGGTTTAAGAGTTAAAAAGGAAAATGTGAAGGAAGTAATATTTTAGTGTTAAAAGTTCAAACActtgttaaaggatgaaatgtTAAAGGTGTCTAGTATAAGTTTAAGAGATAATAAGTAAAAGTGAGTTTTAAATTGTATgatgaattaagttttttttatataaaaataaatataaatcaatggaTCTTAAATGCAAGGTGTAagataaatattgaaagatacatattatattaaaaaaaaaaaaaaacaagagggaaAACACAAAACCAAAGATTTTTCTCTCTAAACAAATGTTTTACTCATTTTTTAAGTTAAGCGTTACTTTTCATGAATTTTCCCCGTCCAAATTTTGTGCGCAAAACGAGGGAGAAAGAAGTAAAAACACTTTCCCCCATCAAATTTTTGTATGTGAAATGAAGGAAATAGTAAATTTTCATCTCCTTTAGATCAAATATAACCTATGTTTAAAACTCttccatcaaaacaatttttattttattttattttttggaatttaaggGTCTTTGCAAATTGGAGTTAAGGAAAAACTAATTGGAATTGAATAAATATGTGTCaatctagaattaaaaaaacttgtaattgttatagaaaacactaaaacatgtaattaaattaCTATAGGAATTTGCACTATAGGGCCTTTTACTTTTCAccatgtactttttttttttttttttctattttggtcTTTAAGTGTTATTGTTTAGGTGATTGCATTCTTTTGGGGCtagatgaaaagacaattaattCAAGTTTGTTGACAAAAGATATTGAAAATGAGTGGCGGGTTTAATATTCTCATGAAAAGTTCaatttgtcctttaacttttcaaattatgCCCATTCggccccttaattttttttgcaattcaattttgatataagaatttatttttattatttttcagatatTGATGTGAAAGATAAGAGAGATCGTTAGATTTTGATATTAAGAGAAAAGTCGTCGTTCACGCCATTTTTTACCACATAAATGGTTGTTCTTAGTGTACATGAGTTCCATGTAGTAAGAGAAGTTTAATAATGGTTGTTTTAGAGCTTTAATATTACCTAAAAAAATAGATCTAAATTGAGGTAGACAAATCTAACTCAGTTTgactttggattttaattttattttttttagttttttgagttAATGAATTAGTTTCTAGAAGTTCCAAGGATCTTGGTAAGATGTTTTTGGACTGAAATGactaaaaaattaggttttcaGAGTGAAAACTcactacttgatttttttatctatcataaTGGTGGTCAAAATATGAGCTAGCAGATGAAgtgttgtctatttttttttatataaaaaaataaggtcgGACATCGTctattcttttaaaagaaaaaatataccaAGCCCAGGCACATTGGCCTAGGTCTAAAGGTCTACACGCATGGACTCTTCCTTTTGAAGGCTTAAATGTATGAGGCCATAGGCCTGTgcactctttttttgtttttttttaaatatttatttattttatatttaggttaaatataaacttaagaaagaaaatttattgaACCCATTTGAGTTCATGACTCAGATCGCAGGTTTAACaagtcaaatttaaatttaagaagaaattttttttttttgttgtttaatgcatttttttgtctttcaatttttaaaaatataattttactatttgttATCaatgatttattgtttttatttaacttaaaactaaaataatataatttcaccCTTTGTTATAAATAATCTACTTTTATTATCTTAGTCCTATGcacctttccttttttttttttttgaagaaaaaaatatttcatatataaaaaattatcatgcattttattgtcatataattaaataaaaaataatatttgggataattttttttattaaacttgatgaCTTGTGTCACGAATTTGGTATGTTGACttaagtttattttagttttttttaataaagtgctaccttttaatagttttatctttcaacattgagttaaATAAAGATTAAGCTAAACCGATATGTTTTTACAAGATTAATCTTATAGATTTACAAGTCAACTAGAGTTAACCGAGttaaatctaatatatttatgtcttaatattaaaaaaaatatatcatacaaTATGCAACTGATTTTGAAttcattgtttaaaatatatttattttttaggatacaTGTTAGTAAtgcctaaatttatttttttagtaattcttGGCATAGCACATGCCAATTCTATTATcgtttaattaaatacaaaatttattctaaaaaaagttATCAGACAAAAACTAGGTATATAGTCCTATATCatgagatcaaatatctttatttatattttatttctctatttttcaagtttgatctttatttatcgatatttatttttttaatattttattgtcacaaatatcatttaattaaattttttttattgaaataaataaaaatactaaacacaATTAGATATATAACTCGTGTTatgagatcaaatattttaatttatatttatttttaataatttttatatatttattgatgtgaataattttgaatttatttaattatgtgtatatatagttattttttgaactgaaaaataaaattattcgaTAACAAAGTCATAATAAATTGCTTGAAAAAGCGGTtaagaaacaagaagaaaaccaatgttaaaaaagaaaaaagaaggaaagaaaagcaaGGTGGCTCGTTTTTGACTTTGTGAGTAGAGGAAAGTATACGAATCCGAAAGAGGCTTTGGCTTATTACTCGAAAAATCAAACGTAGACAGGCAGAAGGCAGGCATCGCATATCCATATTTTTCCTTGTTCTTATCTTCTCTCTTATCTCTTTCTCTCTGTGTGTTATCATTAGGGTTTATCATAACATATCTTTCCCTCCCCGCAATTCAACTAACTAACTAACAGGTTCGTTCGcactttattctttatttttagctCTAAATTTCAATTGGGTTTATATGTTTTTGGCAATTATCCATTCCAAActtaaaattgaaattcagCATCTTTGGCTACTGTAACTGTTATAGATTAGTttcttttttgctatttttaaaattaaaaatggctACTTTTTTATGTGTATTAGATGCATGCTGATATAATGTATAGTGGAGGCATTGATAAGAGCTTCCAGAGTAAATTTTTGTGATAATCAGTATAAAACTAGGATACTATGTGATGAATGAGATGTTTCTAAAATTGTTTCAGGtatttcaataattattaataagaaAGAAATGGTGGAGAGTGGAAAGCGGTCGCGTCCCCAAAGAGATTATGACGGGGATACTAATAATCAGAAGAGGCACAAAGATGATAAAGGTACTAATAATGATGGACTGATTGTTTATAGAATATTATGCCCTGACGGGGTTATTGGAAGTGTCATTGGTAAGAGTGGTAAAGTCATAAACTCCATAAGGCATGAGTCAAGGGCAAGAGTTAAGGTGGTGGACCCGTTTCCAGGTGCCAAGGATAGGATCATAACGATTTATTGCCATATCAAGGAAAAGGaagatgttgatgttgatgatgatttCAATCACACCAACCCTTTGTGTCCCGCACAGGATGCTCTTCTTAAAGTTCATGCTGCGATTTCTAATGCTGTTGCATCTCTTGGGGATTCTGACAAGAGACTGAGAGATAAGGAGGAATGCCAGATTCTTGTCCCAGCTAGCCAGTCTGCAAATATTATTGGCAAGGCTGGGGCAACTATAAAGAGATTGAGAAGCAAGACCAGGACCAGCATTAAAATCATTGCCAAAGATGCCACTGACCCAACTCACTCATGTGCTATGGACTTTGACAACTTTCTTCTGGTTAGTATATGGAACTTTAATGTCCTTTCGATTTATTTGTTGAGGTTGTTTATATAGAATTTATCTGTTAAAACCTAATCAAATTCTAATTATTAGGTTCTAATTTTTCTGCAAGCAtggttttctaaaaatatatgtgGATCTTTTTGCAATTGAACTTGTTTTTCCTTGGAGAAAAAGCCTAGCAGAAATCACAAACAAACTGGCATTTAAATGCTGTTAACTATAAGTCTCATTGAGAGCTTAAAAATTCTGAGTTCCCCTTGACTTTCATTGTGAAATTCTAATACTGTTTTGTTTGTGTGAGTTGTCATTGATCCTGATGGAATCCAAACTCCCGAACTATTACATGATCTCTAGGCTGTATTAATGGTGCACTAAATCTTAAGATGACAGATAGAGGTTTCAACTGGGATTCTTTATCTTGAGACTGATGTCTGTCTATTGGTAAGGATGGTTGCTTCAGTAAAGTTGTattttggtttcaattttttagCCAAGTTCCTGTTGATGCGTTCAAGTTTGTCAGTTTGTTACGTATGAGCTCTTTACATTTTGTTGCACTTTTCATTAACATAGATGGAGAACCATAGTGTTTTTGGAACTGTGCagcttctttatctttttttttttttttcatctgtgatgaaattaattgacatttgattttttgttgtttttttcttaagaatgaTCACTGCATTTCCATGCTTTTCTCTAAAGGTTGATTTTTGAGGGGTTCAAGAGTTAATTTTTGTGTTATGATCAGATAACCGGTGAATCAGAAGCTGTGAAGAAAGCTTTGTTTGCAGTTTCTGCAATCATGTATAAGTTCAATCCAAAAGAAGAAATTCCCCTTGAGGCAACTGTACCAGAACCTCCTCCAAGCATCATTATACCATCAGATGTCCCTATTTATCAACCGGGTGGATTTTATCCAAATGCAGATCCAATTGTTTCTTCTAGATCTATCCCACCAATCTTAGGTGCTACACATATACCAGAGCTTCAGGGTTATGGGGATATGGGGAGTTCTTGGCCCGTTTATTCATCTACACTCCCTGTAGTTCCTAGTTTTGGCAATATCTCTCGATATGAGGAGTTAATTATACGAGTATTATGCCCTTTTGACAAGATTGGGCGTGTCATTGGCAAGGGTGGGAGTACCATTAAAAGCATAAGACAGGCAAGTGGTGCTCGTATTGAGGTTGATGATACTAAGGCTGATCGGGATGAGTgtatcattacagttactgcaacTGAGGTATGGCATTTCTCGTTGtttatgatttgtttcttttgtggTAATGCAGGAGTCCTGCGTTTTTCTGCATTGATTTACATAGAGATGCTGTTAAAGAGAGTATCAAGTGCATATTTGATGTACTGCATTATAGAGTAGAATAATCTATGAAAATTACTTCAATGGGATCACCAACCTGCACTTTTTATATGAGCAACTTAGTTAAATTAGATTGCAGTCTCTATAGCTGTCACACCCCTTTCTAATTACTATGATATTTCATCTTAGTTATGCTTTTAGTTAGCTAAGTAAACCCACCCCTCTAATTGCCTCTTGTTGTTACCgaatcaattaaatttaccAGCCAAACATGCATTTATAGGTTACATAACCTGCTGTCCATTACACAAACTTGCAAGACATCTGATCTTTTCTAGTTCATTCACGTATGTTTTATATCTTTGTACATAGATGATACAATCCAAACAAGGTTAGATTCGGATTTTAgcataaaattttatgttgtttagtTTTACGATATCTAGCATAATTTTCAACTTGAttgttggatcgggctgaaattttcaTAAGAGTTTTTAGACATTGTTTTATGTTAGGGTAAAATTTCAGCTTACAAAACCTTATATAATAGTTTAACTGGTAATCCTAATGGACCAAAACTTGTGGGCTAATATTTATCCACTTACAATAAACCCAATGTATGTTAactaagcccaaacatgaagaaattaataaaaacaacaaatctgACACATAAACTAAAGTTGTTGCACTTAATTCAACAAAATAGCCCAAGATAGATAAATTTCGTAGTTTAAATAATGTCATGAACAAAATTTTCATCCTAGAAATACTAGGATCTTTGTTGCCACCTTTAGATATCTATAATAAGATAGAAAATTGATTGCTGAAGTTGCCTCATCTTTAGTTTTCTTGTTTGTCTAGAATAATTAATTGTAGCTTTAAAGAATTCTCTCAAAATATGAAAACCTTTGTTGCCTTCCTTTAACATTCCTTGTAGAATTAGAAAACTCCCCAAACTAAGCTAAtcaatctgtcattaaatatcACCAGCCTTTTCCTTATGTAACTAGGATGAATAaagaatccttgtaagaaaaggattttgaaacattaatgaatccttgccacattTGGAAATTATGTTGCatctcattaaagatccttgtagaaCTACGAAATTCCCAAAAGAAAGTtgtcacatccttgtaggaaaagaatccttgtcaagtacaaagtccataaatcaaaagaaattaaataacaaaagttGTACAATTTGTTTTGATCTATTTTGCAAGGCCTTCCCAAATATCGATTGATCTAAAATTTTACCCCAACATATAACCATGCCTAAAAAATCCTAtgaaaatttcagctcaatccaATGATCGAGTTGAAAGTTATGCTTGATAGCATAAAACTGGATAGTAAAAActtttacatcaaaatccaaATCTGACCTTGCTTGGATTGTATTATTccctctcttcaagatgattcatcCTCGAATCACCTATAGGTATAATGAACAATTCTTTAGCCTCTTGTTGAAGCCTTTGAAGTTCTTTTCTTACTCGAACTTGCCTCCAACAACATTATATGAAAGTAGTAGccgataataattttaaataagcaTGTCTTGCCATCCAtttccatatatatttttgcatGGTAACCATAGCCTCACATTGTTGTATTACCATTTcagccttaactttttttttttttttttcaattatatggTCTTTACAAACTTGTCTTGGTGACAATGATGCAAGTTTCTATGTCCTTCCATccttctaaaaataatatatatttttaaatttatcatgcttggccttcctatcatattgtcAAAGTCTCCCCAATAAGATGTGACTTCCATGTATTGAAACCACATCACACAAAACCTCGTCAATATACTTCCTAATAAAAAACGAAACTAAGACCTGTTTAGTCATTTTCATCTCACCACAATCATTCAAAAATTACAATCTATAAGGTCTATTATGCTTAATTGTACATAAgttcagtttactaacaaggatAGTACTAGCTACATTAG
This is a stretch of genomic DNA from Populus alba chromosome 11, ASM523922v2, whole genome shotgun sequence. It encodes these proteins:
- the LOC118054840 gene encoding KH domain-containing protein At4g18375 isoform X1, which produces MVESGKRSRPQRDYDGDTNNQKRHKDDKGTNNDGLIVYRILCPDGVIGSVIGKSGKVINSIRHESRARVKVVDPFPGAKDRIITIYCHIKEKEDVDVDDDFNHTNPLCPAQDALLKVHAAISNAVASLGDSDKRLRDKEECQILVPASQSANIIGKAGATIKRLRSKTRTSIKIIAKDATDPTHSCAMDFDNFLLITGESEAVKKALFAVSAIMYKFNPKEEIPLEATVPEPPPSIIIPSDVPIYQPGGFYPNADPIVSSRSIPPILGATHIPELQGYGDMGSSWPVYSSTLPVVPSFGNISRYEELIIRVLCPFDKIGRVIGKGGSTIKSIRQASGARIEVDDTKADRDECIITVTATESPDDLKSMAVEAILLLQGKINDEDDDTVGSRLLVLSKVIGCIIGKGGSTINEIRKRTNADVRISKGAKPNCADSNDELVEVVGQVSSVRDALVQIVLRLRDDVLKERDGGLNSLVGTDSVYPVGAGLSIPSILPSVPPVAPMGYDQRAESGSGLGLLSSSNLYGYGSLPMVENSYGSLASYSSSKLYAGLPPPSTLEMLVPANAVGKVIGKGGANIANIRKISGAMIEISDANSARGDRIARISGTLEQKRAAENLIQAFIMAT
- the LOC118054840 gene encoding KH domain-containing protein At4g18375 isoform X2, which gives rise to MTGILIIRRGTKMIKDALLKVHAAISNAVASLGDSDKRLRDKEECQILVPASQSANIIGKAGATIKRLRSKTRTSIKIIAKDATDPTHSCAMDFDNFLLITGESEAVKKALFAVSAIMYKFNPKEEIPLEATVPEPPPSIIIPSDVPIYQPGGFYPNADPIVSSRSIPPILGATHIPELQGYGDMGSSWPVYSSTLPVVPSFGNISRYEELIIRVLCPFDKIGRVIGKGGSTIKSIRQASGARIEVDDTKADRDECIITVTATESPDDLKSMAVEAILLLQGKINDEDDDTVGSRLLVLSKVIGCIIGKGGSTINEIRKRTNADVRISKGAKPNCADSNDELVEVVGQVSSVRDALVQIVLRLRDDVLKERDGGLNSLVGTDSVYPVGAGLSIPSILPSVPPVAPMGYDQRAESGSGLGLLSSSNLYGYGSLPMVENSYGSLASYSSSKLYAGLPPPSTLEMLVPANAVGKVIGKGGANIANIRKISGAMIEISDANSARGDRIARISGTLEQKRAAENLIQAFIMAT